A stretch of DNA from Methanogenium sp. S4BF:
CACCGGCTGGAAGAGGACGGATACCTTATCCGGACCCCGGACGAGAGAAACCGCCGTAAATTCAGGATTTTTCTTACAGAAACGGGAAAATACCTTGCAAAAGAAGCAACCGAAGCAGCAGATGAAATCGACCGGGAGATCATTGCAGGGCTCCCGGAAGAGGCACGGGCACACCTGATGCCCATCCTCCGGTCGATGGCGTACACCAGCAGCTGCATGGCAGACAGAGAGGCACACAACACCCATGACACAGACAGCACAGACTGAAACCCTCCGGACGGCCCCATCGGCCGCTGCAGAGACTACCAAAGGCGTCTCAATCCTTACCGGAGACCCGAAACGGGCTATCATCAAACTCTCGGGGCC
This window harbors:
- a CDS encoding MarR family transcriptional regulator translates to MNSPLPPDLPTGALISIIYRSRNRVLSEWALREGISAGVVSPLLYLAKHPDATQDEISRRMTIDKAAIARAIHRLEEDGYLIRTPDERNRRKFRIFLTETGKYLAKEATEAADEIDREIIAGLPEEARAHLMPILRSMAYTSSCMADREAHNTHDTDSTD